Genomic window (Macaca thibetana thibetana isolate TM-01 chromosome 6, ASM2454274v1, whole genome shotgun sequence):
CTTGCAAAGAAACAGCTGCAAGGCTTAGAGTGACAGTGCCAGACACTTTGCATTAGTTGAAAATAACTGATTGCCATCAAATACTTTCCCTAACGGTAATTAATCTCACCATCTGCGGTTCTCCCAGTGTTACCTAGAGTGAATTTCTAACCCAGCTCGTGTCACCAATAACGTAATAGCGTGcatgtttttctctctcattaaGAATGCAAGAGGTAGAGGTTTGTCTTAATTATGTTTCCACCTTCAAGGGAaggtcaataaatattcactgaacaAGTATTATTGCCATACAACTGAGGGGTTATCTAGCAGTTTCCCCTTGGCCAGGCTGCCTCTGAAACTCGCCCCAGGAGGACTGCAAGTGCTAAATCAGCACGTGGATGTGACCGATGGCGAAATATTAATAGGACAGGGAGGGGTTAAAGAAGGGAAGCCCGTGGTAGATGGTAAGGGTGAACCGGATTGCTCCAGGACAGAGTTAGGGGCCAAGGAGGGTGGTTCCTGGGAAGTCAACGAAAGAAGTCACTCACGTCATAGGTGTGGAAACTCTTGCCCACGCAGGTTGTTACATAGAACCGGCGCTTGAGCGCGCTGAACCGCACCACGTGTGGAATGTCGTTGCTGAAAAGTCCCAAGGCCCGGAACCCCGCAAACAGCGCGCTGGCCTTGCGCCTTTCTGAGGCCCGTTCCATTGCCGCCGCGATCCCGGCTCCGCTCAGCTCTGGTCCCGAAGGAAAACACGTATCCAGTCCCTTCAGCGTGTCTAGTGGAACAGTCATCTGCTAGAGCTGAAGACAGAAGACCGCTTCCGGCGCCCGCTGCGAATCGCGTTTCCGGAGACTGCCCTCAGTGCAACACATAAAGTTCTCCCTCCAGAGCTCACATGGGAGGCGTGACTTTGGTTCCGTTGGCCAAGGTCTCCAGCATGTTGCCTAGCATTGTTCTCCAGCTCTTTTGCGGCGGAAGGAAGCTCCTGAGGTTCCGACGGAACCGCAAGGGCGGGAAGCAAAGAGGGAAGCGCGACGCCCAGGAGAGTGGAGGAGAGATCGACGCCTTGGACATAGAAACGATTTAAacatgtgattattttaaaatgtacaaaaacatGAGActggaaaaatttaaacattggATATCTGATTATATTAAggaattatgtttaatttttgcaTGTGATAGTAGCATTATGATTACGTAAAGATCCtcatcttttggatatatactgacatatttacagatgaaaactaTAATGGGACATTTCAAAGATGACAGAGGGATTCACTCATAGACTCTCTGGGTTGTAGAACTAATTATTTGGGGAAAGGGAACTGCTCACTTGGGCAACTTGGATAACTGTAGATTCCTCCGagaaaaggaagataaatattaaatgttattgGGACCCCTGGATTAAGTCAGTATTCCTTGAGGTCAGCTGTCAAAAGCAGACAGTAGGGGTTCTAAAGAGGAGCTCATCATAATGCAAAGGGGAGTCTGGGCAGTTCATTAGAGCTAAGTGCCTTAGGATGCTGAAGAAGACTGATTCCAGTGAAGTGGGTGTCAAGACACCTCACTCCTCGAGAGCCAACTGCCTTACCAAGATGTAGCTTTGGGGAACAATCTCTGATCATGTGAACGTTAACTAAAACAGTGGTGACGTTAGAGCCCAGGACCAAAGTTTGACATATGGAATAACCTCTTATCTtactgttttatttccatttcacttcgtttatgaaaatgttttggcaGCCAATTCAGATTTGGGTTGAGTGACTAATGTAAATATACTTGTACTTGAGAGGGATAAAGAGGGTATATTTACTAATGTAAATATACTTGTGCTTGAAAGGGATAAGGAGGGTCTGTCTCTACACAGATCAGTGTACTCTCTTGGGTTCCTTCCAGttctaaaatgtaattattttattatgaaacaaAAGTAACTTGTTAGCTAATTTGAATATCTGACTCATACACtcttgaacaaaaaaaaaaatcttgatttattttatagttctggCACAGAGCCTCAAACACTTTGGATGTTAAGATCATTAAGAAGCAGATGATAACAGAATGAGAGCTTGTTATTTAGTCCTTGACATGTTGTACTTACTTGTGATTTCATTTGTACCCCGGATTTCTCAATAGCAGTGCACATTTTCAGCCATATTTGTGGTATGACTTAAAAGTGAACAAGTTGCTAATTATTTGTAAAcgttatttaaattaaaaaagaggggaaaagagcATCTCACTGTactattaacttatttattaGGCTTATTTTAATAGTTTAGTGGGTAAGCTCCATAAAggtagagaattttttttttctgttttgttcattaaTACATAACAAGCACCCAGAACAGTATCTGGAACAAAAGgggtgcttaataaacatttgtttaaaaaaaaagttacatttaagtaataaaatgctaaaaatgtggaatgttctctcttttttttatgttAGTCATGTTCCCTCCCAAAGTAATGAGTTGTGTACTTTAGCATCTCCAATATTTAAACTTCCTCCTGTAAGAAGATGTGTCTCTCTGTCCTTTGCCCAAGACTTGCAGTAAATCCTTCATAGTGGAGCACGAATAGGAAGCGTTTGACTTAATTTGGCCAGTGCATATAAGCAAACATGATGTTCAGCAAGTCCCAGCAGATGCTTAAGAGCCATTATCTGTTTCTACCAACTCTCTTGCTCTTTTCTGTTGCCAAAAGAGAAAGGTAAGTCTCAAATAGGAGCTGCTTTTTCAGCCTGGGTCCTGAAATGAGAAGGTCTGTAGATAAAGCCTGCAGCTGACTTGAGGTTGCCAGTTTGTAATGTGAGTGAGAATTAACTGTTGTTGCTAGCCAGTGAGATTTGGTGTTTGTTTGCCTTCTAATTACAACCTAGCAAAAGTCTATGTGAATTTTGGAGAAATGTTGGAAAATTagcatctaaaaataaaaatatatagtttgtttttctttatagaagtATTAAAGCTGCATTTGCTTAATtcagtttttgaaaaaatgttgaCCAAGACAGGACTAAGCCCCTCCTTTTATCGTCAAAGGAGGCAACTCTTTATGCTGGTAAAGTTATTTGTCAATGttctttgttaaaaaagaaaaaaaaaagctcctttaACTTTTAAGAATCAAATATCAATTTTTCATTCTATCCTTATCAAAATAAAGGTGAGGGGAAACCATATCAGCAACAAGAAAGCAAAACTTTatggatataaagaaataaagaattatatCAGCAGTAGACTTTCttgtattttggggttttttttttttttttttttttttttgagacggagtcttgctctgttgcccaggctggaatgcagtggcccaatctcagctcactgcaagctccggctcccgggttcacaccattctcctgccttagcctcccaagtagctgagactacaggtgcccaccaccatgcctagctaattttttgtatttttagtagagacggggtttcaccgtgttagccaggatggtctcaatctcctgaccttgcaatctgcccgccttggcctcccaaagtgctgggattacaggcgtaagccaccacgcctggccagcagTAGACTTTCATACAGCAGTCTTAGCCTCTGAATGAAGGAGACGAAAGTGAGAATATAGATTATATAAATAGCATAACTAACCATGTAGTCTCAATATGAAAATATCCAACTTTATATGCTTAAATCACAATTTGCAACTTCCTTTTATTGACCATGAAACATTGACATAACTGACTGTATACTATACTAGTCCACCAAGAAAGCctgagtatatttaaaaaaacagagatatatgaTCCACATTGTTACAACATTTGGGAAAGTTCTTACTAAATTAATATAATGCATCCTCTTGCCCATTACTTTTAATTGACTGTAATTTAAATGACTAATTTTATATTAAGACATCTATGGaatacatagaataaaatatataaattatacaattttttaaagataaagcagAAGATTCAAAGAAACTGCACTTAATGGGATGACTTTGAGTTGTCTCCTTTCTCCCTAATCCTCAATTCATTTAGGGGAATTGGGcccaaaattttatgaaaaattgtgtgtatttattttcatagttcAGTAAAATCTAGTCAGTGAATCCCTACTAAAATGGAGTTAGTATACTTAAAGAAATTTCTCTTGTAATAGCATTTAAGGGTTTGGGTCAGGTCTTCAGAGGAAGATTTTTAGAAAGGCATGTCTTGATTTTCCTCAGGACAAAAGAAACTGCCTATTCAGCTACACCCTGAGCTTCTCTGGAAAAAGGCTGAGTCTTTCTTTTCTATCCCCAGTGTTTGACTGAAGGCTTGTTCCACAGTAAGTGCCCTTTAAATGCTTACTGGACATATAATGTAAGCTTCCTCTTACCTGTTGGTAGGTAAGATGGATTTAAGGACATTGAACTTCCCCCCTTCTGTCATGGTTTAGCCCCAACTAACCCTCAGGGGAGTATTAGAGGAGCATGTCTACACCTAGGAAAAATCAGTGCATTCCCACATGCTCTATTTTGGTCTAGGTTCTATGGCCAGGGTTGCCCTTCCCACTGGTGTTTGGAGGATTCTGAGTGGAAGGTGAGTGAGAGGGTGCCTGTGGCTCTAACTTGCagcaggaattcaagaacagatTTGACATCCCCTGTTCACTTTTGCCTACTTTGTTTCTTCCAGGTGTGAGGAAAGTTCAAGAGGGGAAACAAGAAAAGACTAGtgatataatttaagaaaaggaTGACTGCAATGCATCCTGAAGCTGCCTATCTCCAAATATTCTCTCCTATAGGCAGGGCCAACAGGTATAAAGGGGAGCAGTCAATGGACTCTAAGGATAAGTAGAGGTAAAAacctgaagaaaaataatgtccTTTAGAAAAGTATGTGTGCAAATTGTCTACTAACTAGATTTGAAAGACGATTCGTAAGAAACaaatttgagaattattttattaagaaatatatagTGTCAATTACAAAGGaacatatacattttcaaaagcattcacaaaataaattaaagtacattctctctatatatatttatggtagcTGTAACAAAGGTACTTCTCAGGATCTACTTATTATATACCACTCTTGTCTGTTAGGtaatatttaaaacttagctTAGAATACTTTCACAATATTTTgcttgaaaattatttcaaattagttCACTATATTTACAGCTATTTGTGAAACCCCATTTGctttcactttcttctcttgTAAATTTTTAGTTTAACACAAGAAGTGTCATTACATGTAGAAGGAATGTCtgccttttaaatgtaagtttagGTGCTATCATTTAgttcaatatttttcctttttcaaggaAAAGAGTTCTCCTGCTACACTTTTGGATTTTCCTCTTGAGTAATGCTTATGCAATTACGGCTGAGAATTACTGCCAATTAAGCCAGTCATCAATGTTACAGAAGCTTCCCTCAACATTTGAAGAGTAGTACTTCCCCtgcattataaatttatattaaacaataaaaacttagaaaaataagtTAAGAAACTCTTCTGTAATTAAAAGATAACTATTTGTGATCTTCTGTGTCACAGTTAGAGTTAATGTTTCATCTACTTAATAAAGATGATTTATTTGGTGCTGTGAAATATGACCATAATAAAGATGATTTACTGTTTTTTCAGTAAAGTTCGAATGAAGCGACGCCACAATCCTAGTAATTGTGACACTTGTTCCAGACATTTATTGGTTgtgactttcctttttctcctcttcttcattGCCTGAGTAGCATTTATCTGCAGAATATGAGAATCAATAGTCAAAATTACTTTTCACTATCTTTAGTAACTGTTGAGTGCAGGTTTTATTGCCTTCTCTATGCAAATCCATCTTTCAGTGTATTTCCAAAGCACctgcttactatgtgctagtaTGTGCCTTCTCCAGGGGAATGAATTCCTGTTTCTCTACCCACCTACTTTCACTTCAAGGCCAACCACCACCTCCTTCAAAAAGCCTCCAATAATTGCTCAGACCTTGGTTTTGGAAAGTCTTCCAGTGCTTAAGAGTATGTGTCATTTAACTTGGCTCTCACTTAACATGCTTTTCTTTATATTGCATCATAGGTATTCCCCATAGCACTGAGTCTTAATCATAGGAAACActgaatatttgttgagtgattaaataaatgaataaattgctgATTTCAAGATCTCCCTGACAAGATCACAAGTTCCTCATGGGTAAGAGCTATCTTATACCTCCTTATAGACGTAATTCAGTAAACCTAATCTCTTTTTTGAACCCAAAATGCATGCTCCTGCTCCccatccttccccctcccctgccccactgtCTAGATATGCCACAGACATCTGAAGGTTTATTTTAAAGAGGATTCCAGCATATAACTTTATCTGAATTACCTTTGAATAGTACACTGGGCCCCCTAGACACATGGTATGCAGATTAATAAAGTCACGGGGTTATCAAGCACAAATCTTACAAAAATCTATAAGATCATAACTATTATTAGTCTTAGACTCTCCATTTGGGCTTGAGAGGTGACTGAAATAAATTTCTCCAGACTCTCCCTTTCTCACATGTTGTCCAAGAACTTgatctagttttttgtttgtgctCTTATTTGAATGAATTTTATTGTGGCCATCTGTAGATTTGCCAGTCACTCCTTCATAAGAAGGCATGAAGCCACATAGATTTGTCATATGGCTGTCTGGTATTGAGTTTCTAATTCAAGCTCAACCCAGATCAGCCCTATGGCTTCAATCCTCAATCTCTAAAAAGTGacagtcttggctgggcatggtggctcacgcctgtaatgccagcactttgggacgcaaaagtgggcagatcacaaggtcaggaattcaagaccagcctggccaatatggtgaaaccctgtctctactaaaaatacttaaattagccaggtgtggtggggggcgcctgtagctccagctactcgggaggctgaggcaggagaatcacttgaacccaggaggcggaggttgcagtgagctgagattgtgccactgcattccagcctgggtgacagagcaagactctgttaaaaaaaaaaaaaaaaaaaaaaggcagtcttGTCCATCTACCTAGATTGCAGACATATAAAGTCCACTAGATTAATAAGGAGCAATCATACATATCTGCActtgtctctctctgtttcttaaaCTTGTCATCCTGAAGATAAATTCTCTACTTGCTGACTGAAATAAATATTGAGTGCCTgttgtgtaccaggcactgttccaacTGCATTTACACGTATtgactaatttaatcctcataaacaATCTATGTAAGACTAACTGATATGATACTTACCATGAAGCTATAGTACACAGCGGCTAAGTAATTTAACTAAGTCTTCACAGAAGTTATACGGCCAGGATTCAAAGTCAGGCAGGTTGTCTCCAGAGTTCCTACGCCTAACTTTCCACTACACTATGTCCATATTTAATGCTACACAAGCATTCAAATGCAGATAACTACCTGCgcaaaaatatgtaaagagaCAGCAACAGCATCCATACAAGCAATTAAGCAAACATAGGATAGAGATTTTTTGTATAATGTAACGTTTTAGTAAATAAGCACACAATAATTAAGTGATTAGAACAAGCGGTGTTGCTCAAACTTTGGACTGGACAAGAATCTCTTAAGTAGCCCTATAACCTGAGATTTTGATGTTGAAGGTCTAGGTTGAGTCCCCGGGAATTGGCATTTTTAACAGCCATACTCTTAGGCTCCAGCAAGCAAAACATTCTGATATAGGAGGCTCACTCAACATACCTTGAAACATTGCCGTAAGGTTTAGAACCATAATTCAGCCAAAACAGTATCAGAACCCTAGAAATAGGTGAGTTTGAGTCCGGGTATCAACGTGGGTCTAATTGACATCCTACTACTTTTACCCGGCTCGTTTGCTCTTCGAAAgataaaacctaaataaaaatcagagaatgACTTATGCACCAAAGCCCCAGTTTAATTTGAGGTTAGTCCCAAGGTACAAAGCAAGCGTCTGAGGCTTCGGGCTTACCTGAGTTTCTGAATAGCCTGGGCACCAGAGAGCGAGGGTAGCCTTAGTTTTCCTGGCGAACATTTCCTTGGCGAGCGACGCGCAGCGGGGGGTGGGATTGAAGGTTAGGCTCTGGATTTCAGTAAGGCAGTGTGGCTGCTCATAGGCGGCAAAGTTtacaagaaaaggagaaaacaccagaaagaaaaaaagaagagagagagagttggtgAGAATTGACTGAAAGGCGAGCGGAGGAAGGTCGGGGAGGAGCGGGTACACAAGTCGAGAGTAAGAGCGAAGAGGTCACGGTTGAGTAGAGCAAGGAACCAACCGCGGGGATGCAGGGGCGTGGCGAGAGTGGCGGAGGGCACTGGTCACGAAAAGACTTTCACCCACGCTCGCTCCGCCCAAGTCTCCAGGGGGCGGAGGCTGCCAAAAGCCCGAGCCCAAGCGCGGAGCGCCGCCGGAGCACAGCAGGTGGTGCCCCGACAAAGTTCCCTCATCCCAGTTCCCAATTTGCCTTTCCTCCCGATAGGGACTTCCTCTCCCTAAATTGGAACAGAAGTGTTGTCCCAAGCTGGGAGCAGCCCCGAGCTGGCAACCCAGATGTCCCCTATCCCCGGCCGCGGCGTCCCGGAGCCCAGGCACCTCTCGGGGTTCTGCACATCGCAGGATACTCCCTCTCCAAAATGCCTGGCGTCTCCCTGGAGAAAGCCAGCAGCACTGACCTCTCTACTCACCCGATTGCTACAGGAGACGGTGTTGTTGAAGTCGGTACTTTGggtctggaagaaagaaaaatacgaCAAGGAGGGTAAAGACTTTTAAGTCCACAAGGAAAATCATCCCTCCATCCTTTGCTCCCAGGCTTTAAAGGTGCTCTGAAAACAGTTTCCACTCAGGTACCTGTTTCCTATGTCATTGACAAGGCAGTGAAATAGTCTTTAGATAGTGCTGGCTAGTGCTTGAAACCACACCAAAAAGTTCAGGTCTCAGAGGGAGACCTCCTGCTCCTTTCCCTCAAGCCACGACTGCACATAGCACTATGCTGGTGAGTAATAATGCCATTCTTTGGATGTCCACATCTGTACTGTGGCCATTCATGAATGCAAACTCTATCTAGAAATTAGGTTAATCAGGAAAATGATTACTACTGTATGTTAAAAAATTCCAAGTACACCATATTCTGTAATAAGTAGCATCCTGAAACATCTAAAACACTGGAGAGAACTGGAGCACAGCATCAACCCTTAAAGTTTAGCTCATGAGAATTATCTCtcttttactcttctttcttAAGCTCTTTTCCCCTGCTGTCTTTTTACAGCATAGTCAGAGCAGCACTTTAGCAGAGGATAGACATCCTTGATGCATAATGCTCTGCCTATCAATACCTGCTCCTCATCAGCATCTGCACACTTAGAATGTGCCAATTTCTAGATAATCATTTTAGATGC
Coding sequences:
- the TSLP gene encoding thymic stromal lymphopoietin, translated to MKSLGQSKKEEVSFRKFFIFQLVGLVVTYDFTNCDFEKIEADYLRTISKDLITYMSGTQSTDFNNTVSCSNRPHCLTEIQSLTFNPTPRCASLAKEMFARKTKATLALWCPGYSETQINATQAMKKRRKRKVTTNKCLEQVSQLLGLWRRFIRTLLKKQ